A region of the Carya illinoinensis cultivar Pawnee chromosome 16, C.illinoinensisPawnee_v1, whole genome shotgun sequence genome:
GTATAGAACATGCAAGCATGCACGTTCATTGTTTGgaccataaataaatataggcACTGCCAACTACCGGTGAAAGCGATCATGTTAGGAATTAGAGTTCAACAATTGAATAGATGAGAAAGAGAAATGTTTACTCATGaaaagattttacaaaagtgaacttacaaactgatatgaTAAGTTGATATAATaggttagattgtaaaattgattataaaattacttttattataaaataaattcaacaaaTCATATAAAACCGTATTAGTTTgtgagttcttttttttttttttttttaaatagagttgTCAAAGTCAAAAAGAAATTGGCCTAATTTGGAtgttgaaataagatgagatgaaaaatttgtgaatatatataatagtgaaatggttaagttaacatattttattgaattttgaaaaataaaatagaggaaattaaataaaatattataatgttaaaaGAGTACTACTACATCTACAAAGggatcatataaaaataatcccACAAACTGATATAGCTTTATTTGGATctgttttacaataaaaataattttataatctgacaaacCACATTGAGCCACGTCAGCTTATaggattacttttatgtaatcacTTCGTGGTTAGAATATTTCTCAAGttgaaaatattatcataatataatttttgttttgtaatttaaaatattttattccaaaattttaaaaaaactatattgATTGATAATAAtcagataaataattaaaaattaaattttaaaaatatttatatttgaaagaCATTTGATCGAAAAAATTAAGATGAGCAAAGATAAGTATATAAAGGAGGCCTTATGTGAATGATATAGAAAATTCTTGTTAATATCCTAaagttctatttttattttcgaATGATGTGTTTATTAAGTAATGTGTTTATTTGAAGCGAGTTTCTCaattgaacttaaaatatatccaaataattaataataattgaatCTAGTTTAACCAGCAAAGCTGTCGCATCGTACATAGGTCATAGTGCTGCAGCTAGCTAGCAATATGAAGGCAGATCAACAAGACTAGGAAAATACAAACAACACATCATACAACAAAGAATCGGAGCTATTCTATTAAAAGAATGAATCAAACATTTTTACATGATCTGCAACTACATCGTGGAAGTTTTCGATCTTGCGTTTCAACCACAATGAACTCAAAACTCAAGCAATGAACGCCATGAATTTGCCATGGAAATGAAGCAAAGCTCCTTCAACAGAACTTCGAAGCTCTAGTTCTGGTGCCGCATGATATCTTTAGTTTTCCCATATGTTAATCTTGGTGCAGTCATTTGACAAATCCGACCAATTAATGGCCAAAGTCAGTATCCTATGCACGAGATTTCTCCTCAGTTTCCTCTTTCCGCTGAGGTTGCAATTGTTGACCAACTAACACATCCAAAGCTTCCTTCATCCACCCATGTTGACATACTTCCCTAGCTTCTGCTACTGTCATCTACACAACAGAACACAAAGCAAGCATATTTAGAACATAAAACATCCCCCCAAATTGTAATAATCATCAGCTTTTTCTGTATATGAATCTGAGTAAGTATTTTGCATTTGGACACATACCCATCTTCGTTCCCTAAGGTTTTTCTCTGGCCACCGGTCTAGCTGCTTGTTGACAAGCAAAGAGAACATGTAGACCTCATGCATTATGCTTTGTCTCTTGCTCTTATACTGCCAATTCCCCAAACAATTCTGCAAATCACGTCCAAACGACTGAGTTAGAACAAGATATTGGgaagatatttttattggattgagCAAAAAAATGCTTTGAAGATACTAACTTCGACTTTGCCAACAACACCAGCTTCCTCATGCGTTTCTCGCATGGCCGCATCTTCCACAGTCTCATCCGTTTCCCAACCTCCCTGTAGTAATAATAACCGAAGTTATTCACGATATTGTTaaatgaagatgaaaaaaaggataataaaatttaaaaaaaaaagattgtcaAAAGTGAATGATGAGTAGGAAGAATGGTACCTTTGGGAACATCATTCCCTGCCCCTTCTGTGAACTGACCACAAGAACCTCTAAATTTTCAATGGAGGAAGATTGGCAGCTGGTTTCTCTGTATCTATACGGAATGCATCTGCACAATTTGAAACATAAACATAAGAAACACACTTTattgatgcaaattaaaaaggaaataaacataAAGAATGCCTTCCAAAAGTTCAAAACAGAAAACATTTGCAGAAATCTAAAGGACAGTCTGCacaaaatgacaaatcacaaaaaacaaaaagagagcaAATACCCAaataataaacagtaaaaataattttccatCTATACTGCAAAACACCCCCCGAGCAAAACGTCTCAAATCTAGATGGAAAAGAAACCATTTTTCATGGATttcaacaaaaaggaaaaggaaattaagcagGTTGAAATTTAGAAAACAGAGAGGAGTAGAGCACAGAATACCcagaatgaagaagaaggaagatggaagaagaaagaagacatACCCAACAACTTGGCGGTAGCCTTTACTATCGTAGCGCTGGGAATGCCTCCCGGTGCGGGAGACCGAGTTTTCCAACTGCAAAGAAACGAAAGGAAATCTCTTGGGAGAGAAGACGGGATGCAAAAGAAGATCTGCACAAGTTTTAGATAGAAAGAGACCCATCACTTTTGTCCCAAAAGAACTATCTCCGAAAGCCGAGAAATTTCTGAAGCTTTTGTTtcagagagaagggagagagggCTCTGCAGAATCCAGCCGGAAGCCATAACCATATATACATGCAAGTGTCTAGCTTTTGGAAAAGGATAACGAGACGAAACTCGTGGTGTGGGAAGTCAAAACCACGCTCTAACGCAGCGATTGAGAAAGATAATCAGGACGGGGATTAATGTAGAGGGAACGTGGCATCACTTGTGTTTGAGAGCGTGGTATAGAGAGTCGGGCTTACAGATAGAAACTGTGTTAGGGTAGCTTCCGGGATGGCGCGTGGAACGCGTTGTTTAGAAGACAAAGTCAGTGagacataaaaagaaaaaaaaaaaaaatgaaaaaaacagaGAACTCCGCGTTGAAACAGAAAATTCTGAAACGACACCCACTTGACACGTTTTCTGGTGGGAAAGAGGTCGAAGTGTCGTAATTCCAAGTATAAATACATGcgtatattttataaaagtcaatttataaaatatctattaTCCACTTTTTGAATATTTCAATCTCACCTCttctcttgaaaataaataatttattattaaaaaataatttttttatataaattttatatttatttatttttttataaatagaggttgtgctgtttatatatttaaagactgtaaatattattttttcaatatattaaatctattttatatgaTGTACtacattatattaatttgtaattttatttttataaaatttcggtatcttttaattatatttgaatGTCAAGATCACCTTAATCAATTTTAAACCAATTATTGATTAagcatactatttttttttcaattttttataaaaagttaaatttatttcaacctattttatatattcaaacttatatcttaatctatttatattcaaatacatCTTAATAAGactcaaaatatattatttattcacGAATACTGACAGATACAAGTCTTAAAtgcacaaatttttttataaaaatatagaatctattaacaaaaaaagagtttttcacACTTTTCCTTATGAgcctatttttttatataaaatatttaggtaaagtttgtaaatttagaatttgtatatattatttatcatattggattagattctttatatttttatgttgtcATAAACAGTacataatattaacaaattaatgAGTAACAAAAGTGCTAAACGGGAAAAACACGGGCTGAAAACAAAATGCTAGTGTGCCCAACTTTGACTGCTGGGTGGGCTGGTACAAATTCtacgttttattttatttttattttttaaattgttttaaaaaataaaaaatatactaatatattaaaaattattattcttaattattaaataaaaataaaatttaaataataaactatcAAAATGAGAGAGTAATCTTACAAAACGTgctaatattttcataaataaatataaaaaacataaGCAATGCTGATGATTATaaactctctttattttattattatttttttaatccgagcaatgctacatacagtcgtggaattgcaaacgacgcataatcgctttgaaaaaaagtggggtccacgattaaaaatttaattttttttcatgtgggtcccatattaattcatttttttcaaagcgactgcatgccgcttgcacaatcacgactgcaaatatcatttctctttaagtaattattatttaagGGATTGATATAtgaattcatttcaaataaagaaagtataaagtttatatagaaaattataaactaatgttatttaatataatatattagttttaatttacgataaaaataattttataattcgatagattatattaaaccgtattaaatcaaatatttctAAATATGCTATATTAGTAGGTTTGATTGAAGATTATAGAATTTGGAATATAAGCTTTGCATGatctttattaattaattcacCCTCTCAAAACCTTGGAAATTTTGAACTCATATAATTTCCACAGTACTCCACGCTTTTCTCCTTTGATCAATTGTAAGAGTACGAGAAGATAACGATTTCTTGGTTgaatctttcttttctcttccacACCAAACGCCAAAGCCAAGACGTAATGTAGGGTACGAAAATTAGTATTTTAGCCATGATTTTTGGGAAAACATGATATGCATTGTATCTCAAACCCGTACTCAATTTGTTATGTAATATCTAAGAGTACTGCTACACGTTTGGAAAATCTATGGACAGCTTATGATCATTAgaaaatattatctatattaacAATTGTATTTACGTAATCATACGtaccaaaagaaaatattgataaGATAGGTCGACAGTCACTCGATAAATTTGTATCATATTATGCATAAAACTCTATTCATTTAAGTTTTATAatcaatatatgaaaaataaaaaatattttaataattttaataataaattcgaCATAATTTGGAggataaaaaagaatattttcttttctattttcgtttcaattgattatttcttttctttctcttggtTTTCCTACGTGAGATCAGAACCTACATGGATACAAAAATCGTACAAATtgacaataaaatattattatttttaatttaatggtcAACATGCaaaatttattcttatttatattCTCTTTCAAGCAATCAAATCTATCAAAACCTCATCATTATAAATGGAAAACaatgagaagagagagatgactTATATCACACGTTCAAAACATGGTAAATAATGGG
Encoded here:
- the LOC122298482 gene encoding nudix hydrolase 18, mitochondrial-like, producing MGLFLSKTCADLLLHPVFSPKRFPFVSLQLENSVSRTGRHSQRYDSKGYRQVVGCIPYRYRETSCQSSSIENLEVLVVSSQKGQGMMFPKGGWETDETVEDAAMRETHEEAGVVGKVENCLGNWQYKSKRQSIMHEVYMFSLLVNKQLDRWPEKNLRERRWMTVAEAREVCQHGWMKEALDVLVGQQLQPQRKEETEEKSRA